The following are encoded together in the Actinoplanes sp. N902-109 genome:
- a CDS encoding darcynin family protein — MTAEEAEPTVTAFMLIKTTPEWLALTVEERVEAFTTQVLPAIQNKAKSVTSRFYDTEFYSTRVTDVWVWEARDHHSYQLLIEALRETPFWDRYFTIVDLLVGTENGYARNYDLAPVATINV; from the coding sequence ATGACCGCTGAAGAAGCCGAACCGACCGTCACCGCGTTCATGCTCATCAAGACCACACCGGAATGGCTCGCCCTGACCGTCGAAGAACGCGTGGAGGCCTTCACCACACAGGTCCTCCCGGCGATCCAGAACAAGGCGAAGAGTGTCACGTCGCGCTTCTACGACACCGAGTTCTACTCCACCCGCGTCACCGACGTCTGGGTCTGGGAGGCCCGCGACCACCACTCCTACCAACTGCTGATCGAGGCGCTGCGCGAGACCCCGTTCTGGGACCGCTATTTCACCATCGTCGACCTGCTCGTCGGCACCGAGAACGGCTACGCCCGCAACTACGATCTCGCCCCGGTCGCCACCATCAACGTGTGA
- a CDS encoding SDR family oxidoreductase produces MNRNSEEDPMDVFVTGATGWIGSATVDELLANGHRVTGLARSDDSAKTLEARGATALRGDLDDLDSLRRGAVAADAVVHLANKHDFGPESDRAERAAVEAMAAALAGSGKPFVVANGLSGVVEGRPALESDVSPVDSRGDSENLALSYVDRGVRTIIARFAPSVHGAGDWGFVTFLADAARRRGVSGYIDDGSTAWSAVHRSDAARAIRLGIEKAPAGTRMHVVAEESVSTREIAEALGKSLGLPVVAVARENAAEHFGLMAQFFGLGMAASSTRTRELLGWTPTGPTLLDDIAAGAYGSAS; encoded by the coding sequence ATGAACCGAAACTCCGAGGAGGACCCCATGGACGTGTTCGTCACCGGAGCGACCGGCTGGATCGGCTCCGCCACCGTCGACGAGTTGCTCGCCAACGGCCACCGAGTCACCGGCCTGGCCCGCTCCGACGATTCCGCCAAGACGCTGGAAGCCAGGGGCGCCACCGCGCTGCGCGGCGACCTCGACGACCTCGACTCGCTGCGTCGCGGCGCCGTCGCGGCCGATGCCGTCGTCCACCTGGCCAACAAGCACGACTTCGGGCCCGAGAGCGACCGGGCCGAGCGCGCCGCCGTCGAGGCCATGGCCGCGGCGCTGGCCGGCAGCGGCAAACCCTTCGTCGTCGCCAACGGCCTCTCCGGCGTCGTCGAGGGCCGGCCCGCCCTGGAGTCCGACGTCAGCCCGGTCGACTCGCGCGGCGACAGCGAGAACCTGGCGCTGAGCTACGTCGATCGTGGCGTACGCACGATCATCGCGCGGTTCGCCCCGAGCGTGCACGGCGCCGGTGACTGGGGTTTCGTCACGTTCCTGGCCGACGCAGCCCGCCGGCGGGGTGTGTCGGGCTACATCGACGACGGTTCCACCGCCTGGTCGGCCGTGCACCGCTCGGACGCCGCGCGCGCCATCCGGCTCGGCATCGAGAAGGCGCCGGCCGGCACCCGGATGCACGTGGTGGCCGAGGAGTCCGTCTCCACCCGCGAGATCGCCGAGGCCCTCGGCAAAAGCCTCGGGCTGCCCGTGGTGGCGGTCGCCCGCGAGAACGCCGCCGAGCACTTCGGTCTCATGGCCCAGTTCTTCGGCCTCGGCATGGCCGCGTCCAGCACCCGCACCCGCGAACTGCTCGGCTGGACCCCGACCGGCCCGACCCTGCTCGACGACATCGCGGCCGGCGCCTACGGCAGCGCGTCCTGA